From a region of the Parafrankia discariae genome:
- a CDS encoding LamG-like jellyroll fold domain-containing protein — translation MSADLLLHWPLDDIDDDGAAPDASGAGRDAATDGPVTAAPDERFGSCLRVAPGGAVLRSADDPALRAGAYTFSVWVDLDQPKAGSPARVVGGRTGGPALAVTPAGAVVHLPAGGPPDQPGGLVSPDGAIDFTGWHHVALTDDGLLTRTYVDGVEVARQVSSGAGAVGGGLVLGCAPAGPDGGTLVLDIGGGALAAGPIVSAAAASPASDSQLWTLTDDGYVRNRVNPDLVLDVWGAVYTAGTAVHAHPRNGGNNQRWTLTADGYLQSQADPTAVLDATGQGGVVGAPCVIWWRNDPLTPHQMFARDADGRIHSRAVAGTGRFAHLRLYDGALDADELGRDMADDESALAAFVRTHPLTVELTDTDGQPVLYIEDGPPSQRLTLRVTNAGRQDVELRAVSGSEHHLALAFRPGTLAAGATPTLTAAGWTLTRDADTLYLKAQAATTLARGAWIDLPLTGLGADGAGGTHGTRVEVGFGHLGYAGEVQELTGSRLLLLDVVNHRGRPDIPLHAAFVGGNRVLSDGLTPGSLTIRLSTVSRDAGLALAGAASAGDAASAFVVSFEGSEDRESREWALTDAGKAGEVTLAVADPDGAEWLRGSNDLGQSRSWTLTPAQDTVIQPGTAVELTLDSVYALPTAGQASVVVAYRNVPGYQDGFVALTVERSPLLFSAAAVGIGAPAAGPTLTVGAAEQHLQLRRPTDTSGRGNRLFLELLQDDTGSTTALTYPSIRLGHACNYAQRIEARADGIYLKGGDLAGDGLIDLFARTATVSGLRAGTVAADALHVGGTPAGSTTAAKASVLAQSEHLQLRRETATPGTGAQVYLELFQDRTSGAQVTYPSIRFHHADRFWHRIEGRPEGIAFKEGNLAGNGMIDIFAGTAKVNGLQVAATAQADVLRVGGTPSDNQLTGRATVSADNSHVQLRRESGAGGTGAQLFLELFQDTTAADRTTYPTIRFHHTGKFWNQVEGRPEGIFIRWSGGDAFTDLYAATAVLQGLKIGSVTIGENELRILQALAAGNLRFQLLNTAQNEYAYAADYKPFDNDRRHVFTWRHKGEQVAQGEWQIVGPK, via the coding sequence ATGAGTGCCGACCTGCTGCTGCACTGGCCGCTCGACGACATCGACGACGACGGCGCCGCACCGGACGCCAGCGGGGCCGGCCGGGACGCGGCCACCGACGGGCCGGTGACGGCCGCGCCGGACGAGCGGTTCGGCAGCTGCCTGCGGGTGGCCCCGGGCGGGGCGGTGCTGCGGTCCGCCGACGACCCGGCGCTGCGGGCGGGGGCGTACACGTTCTCGGTCTGGGTGGACCTGGACCAGCCGAAGGCCGGATCGCCGGCCCGGGTGGTCGGCGGTCGCACCGGTGGTCCGGCGCTCGCCGTGACGCCGGCGGGCGCGGTCGTGCATCTGCCCGCCGGCGGGCCGCCCGACCAGCCGGGCGGGCTGGTCAGCCCGGACGGCGCGATCGACTTCACCGGCTGGCACCACGTCGCGCTGACCGACGACGGCCTGCTCACGCGAACGTACGTGGACGGCGTCGAGGTCGCCCGGCAGGTGTCGTCGGGCGCCGGCGCGGTCGGGGGCGGGCTCGTGCTCGGCTGCGCCCCGGCCGGCCCCGACGGCGGGACCCTGGTGCTCGACATCGGAGGCGGCGCGCTCGCCGCGGGGCCGATCGTCAGCGCCGCGGCCGCCTCCCCGGCCTCGGACAGTCAGCTGTGGACGCTCACCGATGACGGGTACGTGCGGAACAGGGTCAACCCGGATCTGGTCCTCGACGTCTGGGGTGCGGTCTACACCGCCGGTACGGCCGTCCACGCCCATCCCAGGAACGGCGGGAACAACCAGCGCTGGACGCTCACCGCCGACGGGTACCTGCAGAGCCAGGCGGACCCCACCGCCGTGCTCGACGCCACCGGGCAGGGCGGGGTCGTCGGCGCACCGTGCGTGATCTGGTGGCGCAACGACCCGCTGACGCCGCACCAGATGTTCGCCCGGGACGCCGACGGGCGGATCCACAGCCGGGCCGTCGCCGGCACCGGCCGGTTCGCCCACCTGCGGTTGTACGACGGCGCCCTGGACGCGGACGAGCTCGGCCGGGACATGGCCGACGACGAGTCGGCGCTGGCGGCGTTCGTCCGTACCCACCCGCTAACCGTGGAGCTGACCGACACCGACGGCCAGCCGGTGCTCTACATCGAGGACGGCCCGCCGAGCCAGCGGCTGACCCTGCGGGTGACCAACGCGGGCCGGCAGGACGTCGAGCTGCGGGCGGTGTCCGGGTCGGAGCACCATCTGGCCCTCGCCTTCCGCCCCGGCACGCTGGCCGCGGGGGCGACCCCGACGCTGACCGCGGCGGGCTGGACGCTGACCCGCGACGCCGACACGCTCTACCTGAAGGCGCAGGCCGCGACCACCCTCGCCCGGGGGGCCTGGATCGACCTGCCGCTGACCGGGCTCGGCGCCGACGGCGCCGGCGGAACCCACGGCACCCGGGTCGAGGTGGGCTTCGGTCACCTCGGCTACGCCGGCGAGGTGCAGGAGCTGACCGGCAGCCGGCTGCTGCTGCTCGACGTGGTCAACCACCGCGGCCGGCCGGACATCCCGCTGCACGCGGCGTTCGTCGGCGGCAACCGGGTGCTCAGCGACGGGCTGACCCCGGGCTCGCTGACGATCCGGCTCTCCACGGTGTCCCGGGACGCCGGCCTCGCGCTGGCCGGGGCGGCCTCCGCCGGGGACGCGGCCTCCGCGTTCGTGGTGTCCTTTGAAGGCAGCGAGGACCGGGAGTCCCGGGAGTGGGCGCTGACCGACGCCGGGAAGGCCGGCGAGGTGACGCTCGCGGTCGCCGACCCGGACGGCGCCGAATGGCTGCGCGGCTCGAACGACCTGGGCCAGAGCCGGAGCTGGACGCTGACCCCCGCCCAGGACACCGTCATCCAGCCCGGCACCGCGGTCGAGCTCACCCTCGACTCGGTGTACGCGCTGCCCACGGCCGGCCAGGCCTCGGTGGTCGTCGCGTACCGGAACGTGCCCGGCTACCAGGACGGTTTCGTCGCCCTGACCGTCGAGCGCAGCCCGCTGCTGTTCTCCGCCGCCGCGGTCGGGATCGGGGCGCCGGCGGCCGGTCCCACCCTCACGGTCGGCGCGGCCGAGCAGCACCTGCAGCTGCGCCGGCCGACGGACACGAGCGGGCGGGGCAACCGGCTGTTCCTCGAACTCCTCCAGGACGACACCGGGTCCACGACAGCGCTGACCTACCCGAGCATCCGGCTCGGTCACGCCTGCAACTACGCGCAGCGCATCGAGGCCCGCGCGGACGGCATCTATCTGAAGGGCGGTGACCTGGCCGGAGACGGGCTCATCGACCTGTTCGCCCGCACCGCCACGGTGAGCGGCCTGCGCGCCGGCACGGTCGCGGCCGACGCCCTGCACGTGGGCGGCACCCCGGCCGGGAGCACGACCGCCGCGAAGGCCAGCGTACTGGCGCAGAGCGAGCACCTGCAGCTGCGCCGGGAGACGGCCACGCCCGGCACCGGCGCGCAGGTCTACCTGGAGCTGTTCCAGGACCGCACGTCGGGCGCCCAGGTCACGTACCCGAGTATCAGGTTCCACCACGCCGACCGGTTCTGGCACCGGATCGAGGGCCGGCCGGAAGGAATCGCGTTCAAGGAAGGCAACCTCGCCGGCAACGGGATGATCGACATCTTCGCCGGCACCGCGAAGGTCAACGGGCTCCAGGTCGCCGCCACGGCGCAGGCCGACGTGCTGCGGGTCGGTGGCACCCCGTCCGACAACCAGCTCACCGGCCGCGCGACGGTCTCGGCCGACAACTCGCATGTGCAACTGCGGCGCGAATCCGGGGCGGGCGGCACCGGGGCGCAGCTCTTCCTGGAGCTGTTCCAGGACACCACCGCGGCGGACAGGACCACCTACCCGACGATCCGGTTCCATCACACGGGCAAGTTCTGGAACCAGGTCGAAGGCCGGCCGGAGGGCATCTTCATCCGGTGGAGCGGCGGCGACGCCTTCACCGACCTGTACGCCGCCACCGCCGTCCTGCAGGGCCTGAAGATCGGTTCCGTCACCATCGGCGAGAACGAACTGCGGATCCTTCAGGCGCTGGCCGCCGGCAACCTCAGATTCCAGCTACTCAACACCGCGCAGAACGAGTACGCGTACGCAGCCGACTACAAGCCCTTCGACAACGACCGCCGGCACGTCTTCACCTGGCGGCACAAGGGCGAGCAGGTCGCCCAGGGCGAGTGGCAGATCGTCGGGCCGAAGTGA
- a CDS encoding ComEC/Rec2 family competence protein encodes MTEPSHDPDPPQTRKRRGDPDEWTPPTAGKRSNTKSVLQQRLEAEREATRLRLAKLQRLRDEELARRPVSPPGTHGDLNFYARFIKVGQGDCIVMCTPKGRRILVDCGSTATEVDDPDVFIRGIRDNLQDPKFLGSQELKDGEPVPRTIDVLILTHADEDHFNKLARALTGTGVTVDKVYHSGERAHYGTAGNWLLFNGTRPEEIRKVVHNKEKPPAVGKDAPPPGPETGPGEITFNGVAVPPADNAAQVDRLDAQGGIRIIAETVPFCTVTILAAGVSTDHAKDNSDAFGKNRGSIVTLVEVFEGTGRKKLLLCGDATTSTEKHLTEKGRYAEQNKLRLAAVDVAHVAHHGSAVTSSSQEWVDLVNPKDRALICAGLKGISSHHLPSWPVVRRYEKQLKDAGRQVVGYPLTAWDTKRNLYDTVEENVEAPIYTTGSHGNQNIDWLRLP; translated from the coding sequence ATGACCGAACCCAGTCACGATCCGGACCCGCCGCAGACGCGCAAGCGCCGCGGCGACCCCGACGAGTGGACACCGCCGACCGCGGGCAAGCGGAGTAACACCAAGTCGGTGCTGCAGCAGCGCCTGGAGGCTGAGCGAGAGGCCACCCGGCTCCGGCTGGCAAAACTTCAGCGGCTGCGCGACGAGGAGCTGGCACGGCGGCCGGTGTCGCCGCCCGGCACACACGGCGACCTCAACTTCTACGCCCGCTTCATCAAGGTCGGGCAGGGTGACTGCATCGTCATGTGCACCCCGAAGGGCCGACGCATCCTGGTCGACTGCGGCTCGACGGCCACGGAGGTCGACGACCCCGACGTCTTCATCAGAGGAATCCGCGACAATCTGCAGGACCCCAAGTTCCTCGGCTCGCAGGAGTTGAAGGACGGCGAACCAGTCCCCCGGACGATCGACGTCCTCATCCTCACCCACGCCGACGAGGACCACTTCAACAAACTGGCGAGAGCGCTGACCGGCACGGGCGTCACGGTCGACAAGGTCTACCACAGCGGGGAACGGGCCCATTACGGTACGGCGGGCAACTGGCTCCTGTTCAACGGCACCCGTCCGGAGGAGATCCGCAAGGTCGTGCACAACAAGGAGAAGCCGCCGGCCGTCGGCAAGGACGCCCCGCCGCCCGGCCCGGAGACGGGGCCCGGCGAGATCACCTTCAACGGTGTGGCGGTGCCGCCGGCGGACAACGCCGCGCAGGTCGACCGGCTCGACGCCCAGGGCGGCATCCGGATCATCGCCGAGACCGTCCCGTTCTGCACGGTCACCATCCTCGCCGCCGGTGTGAGCACCGATCACGCAAAGGACAACTCCGACGCGTTCGGCAAGAACCGGGGCAGCATCGTGACCCTCGTCGAGGTCTTCGAAGGCACCGGACGCAAGAAGCTGCTGCTCTGCGGTGACGCCACCACCAGCACCGAGAAGCACCTGACGGAGAAGGGCCGGTACGCCGAGCAGAACAAGCTCCGGCTGGCCGCGGTGGACGTCGCGCACGTGGCCCACCACGGAAGCGCGGTGACTTCCTCCTCGCAAGAGTGGGTGGATCTGGTCAACCCCAAGGACCGCGCGCTGATCTGCGCCGGCCTCAAAGGCATCTCCTCGCACCACCTGCCGTCCTGGCCGGTGGTGCGCAGGTACGAGAAGCAGCTCAAGGACGCCGGACGCCAGGTGGTGGGGTACCCGCTGACGGCCTGGGACACCAAGCGCAACCTCTACGACACCGTCGAGGAGAATGTCGAGGCGCCGATCTACACGACCGGCTCGCACGGCAACCAGAACATCGACTGGCTGCGCCTGCCGTGA